The proteins below come from a single Xenopus tropicalis strain Nigerian chromosome 9, UCB_Xtro_10.0, whole genome shotgun sequence genomic window:
- the LOC100488000 gene encoding E3 ubiquitin/ISG15 ligase TRIM25, with translation MAAATDLRDELNCSICLDIYTDPVMLPCGHNFCLSCIQSVLASQANTGAYTCPECRVKFQVRPAICRNRKLSNIAGYFHSSQSETEIICSYCHSPVPAVKTCLQCEASLCESHLKKHTKSPEHILCEPIASLDNRKCPTHKELLKYYCLDDAACICVSCCLVGDHKGHQLELLSESSEKIKTKLASMLSKMTTEREGIIKKVKTLNERIRDIHKRSEGVAERITALFGDIREHLKVLERQIQLEVSLQEDEALLQISELIKQLEVKKAELCEKMRHLEEVCSATDPLTVLREGQLRCDEEDDGAQAEDIRRTYSVGHLDDIAISITLQRNLCKLTDIVSGFKAKRGFCVYEDTDVLFDVGTAGNHISVSDNRKTAFYCAESQSRSCTPDRFGNNQILSTRSFDGGRHYWEVECSLSRGWSVGVAYPSLKRRSMDACLGLNEKSWCLCVCDKDLSAMFNFSSTSIDSNFQNEPIGIYLDYDAGHLSFYEVSFPIRHLHTFTATFTEPLHAAFFIDKEESITIKRNWSLESNNSYDTSGKIQYEHLSMSFAQWQYHSQ, from the coding sequence ATGGCTGCAGCGACAGATCTGAGGGACGAGCTGAACTGTTCCATTTGCCTGGATATCTATACAGATCCTGTAATGCTTCCatgtggccataacttctgctTGAGCTGCATCCAATCCGTGCTGGCTTCCCAGGCAAACACCGGAGCGTAtacctgccctgaatgcagagtgAAGTTCCAGGTTCGTCCTGCTATCTGCAGGAACAGGAAGCTGTCTAACATTGCCGGGTATTTCCACTCTTCTCAGTCAGAAACAGAGATTATATGCTCCTACTGCCACTCTCCTGTGCCTGCTGTGAAAACATGTCTACAGTGTGAAGCTTCTCTGTGCGAAAGCCACCTTAAGAAGCACACCAAGTCACCCGAGCACATCTTATGTGAACCAATCGCATCCCTGGATAACCGGAAATGCCCCACCCACAAAGAGCTGCTAAAGTATTACTGCTTGGACGATGCGGCCTGCAtttgtgtgtcctgctgcctcgTCGGAGACCACAAAGGTCATCAGCTGGAGCTGCTCAGTGAGTCCTCGGAGAAGATAAAGACGAAACTGGCAAGTATGCTTTCCAAAATGACAACCGAGAGGGAGGGGATTATAAAGAAGGTCAAGACTCTAAACGAGCGAATTAGAGACATTCATAAAAGATCTGAGGGTGTTGCAGAGAGAATCACTGCCCTTTTTGGGGACATCAGAGAACATCTGAAAGTCCTAGAGAGACAAATCCAGCTAGAGGTATCCTTGCAGGAAGATGAGGCATTACTCCAAATTTCTGAACTAATCAAACAACTGGAAGTAAAGAAAGCTGAGCTTTGTGAAAAAATGCGCCACCTTGAGGAGGTTTGTAGCGCAACCGATCCCCTAACTGTACTGAGAGAAGGCCAGCTGAGATGTGATGAGGAGGATGATGGTGCTCAGGCAGAAGATATCCGTAGGACATATTCCGTAGGACATCTGGATGATATTGCGATCTCAATTACTTTGCAGAGGAATCTTTGTAAATTAACCGATATCGTGTCCGGTTTCAAAGCAAAAAGAGGCTTTTGTGTTTATGAAGACACCGATGTGCTTTTTGACGTTGGCACAGCCGGCAATCATATCTCTGTGTCCGATAACCGAAAAACTGCTTTTTATTGTGCTGAAAGCCAAAGCCGCTCATGCACCCCCGACAGATTCGGCAACAACCAGATTCTAAGTACCAGATCCTTCGATGGAGGCCggcattactgggaagtggagtgCAGCCTGTCGAGGGGCTGGAGTGTTGGCGTCGCCTATCCCAGTTTAAAAAGAAGGTCTATGGATGCTTGTCTGGGGCTAAATGAAAAGTcctggtgtctgtgtgtgtgtgacaaggACCTGTCAGCCATGTTTAACTTCAGCTCAACCTCTATAGACAGCAATTTCCAAAATGAACCCATTGGAATTTACCTTGATTATGACGCTGGGCATCTCTCCTTTTACGAGGTTAGTTTTCCCATCAGGCACCTACACACCTTCACGGCAACCTTCACAGAGCCCCTTCATGCAGCTTTCTTTATTGATAAGGAAGAAAGCATCACAATAAAGAGGAATTGGTCCTTAGAGAGTAATAATAGTTACGATACAAGTGGCAAGATACAGTATGAGCACCTCTCTAtgagctttgcgcagtggcagtatcatagccaatga